In Mytilus edulis chromosome 4, xbMytEdul2.2, whole genome shotgun sequence, the following proteins share a genomic window:
- the LOC139520363 gene encoding protein TRC8 homolog, with the protein MSYFGKFKHFSNVLIRIPPLFIIDSLLNGSLLKVVYQSVHPEYSLYPITTWTQLFQWLATSFTILVLAVMLFVAARNHLIELYNYVLVGVILMVSYHWNLNFVVTIYKAEVEQNEPYHKDLYDILQSDFNGIMKNIIIQICVAVAFLTAWEFRQTSVRRSYIEGDILNTLLKSAVSFSMIFPIIVRAIYQDFIVLLWSPVLSMIVPLAILVKHIMDSLSTLRRFTTRIVLLTKIRIHNLGIQTFLEEQWIRLQVPRVLRMFWILRLTVQISLLYSRISQDDFDELDQENLGKFFLKKLLADSCDTFVSLLGLTSIISYIAHYIGLFMAFCVGSNTEEDRSMGTVSAILFFILALQTGLTGLDPDSRLIRLAKNTCLLFTAMAHFVHSMIHPVLMSLSASKNQNVLSHVRVLSMCLFLIVFPIVLLIYLWSHYTANTWLLAVTAFSIEVMMKVFFSLLTYILFMVDAYMDVFWEKLDDYVYYIKATGNTMEFMFGIFLFCNGGWIIIFESGGIVRAVMMCIHAYFNIWCQAKEGWKVFMKRRTAVHKINSLPEATEEQLEELDDVCAICYQSLTSARITHCKHYFHNVCLRKWLYVQDNCPLCHKLIYQPEGSTLAKTDSSQNIEQQVLNPQIQEPLRQELEEQQVLNLDRDGAAE; encoded by the exons ATGTCGTATTTcggaaaatttaaacatttttccaATGTTTTGATACGAATACCACCTCTATTTATTATTGATAGTTTGTTGAATGGTTCATTGTTGAAAGTTGTATACCAGAGTGTTCATCCAGAGTATAGTTTGTATCCAATAACCACATGGACACAGTTGTTTCAATGGCTAGCTACGTCTTTCACCA TTTTAGTATTAGCAGTGATGTTGTTTGTCGCAGCCAGGAATCATTTGATAGAACTTTACAACTATGTATTGGTGGGTGTAATTCTGATGGTGTCGTATCACTGGAATCTAAACTTTGTCGTCACCATTTATAAAGCAGAAGTGGAACAAAATGAGCCATATCATAAAGATTTATATGATATATTACAGTCAGACTTCAATGGTATAATGAAAAATATCATTATTCAAATCTGTGTAGCTGTTGCATTTTTGACAGCTTGGGAGTTCCGTCAGACTAGTGTAAGAAGAAGCTATATAGAAGGTGACATCCTGAATACTTTACTGAAATCAGCTGTATCATTCTCAATGATATTTCCAATTATTGTGAGAGCTATTTATCAAGATTTTATTGTTCTTCTCTGGTCACCAGTACTGTCAATGATTGTTCCATTGGCAATCTTAGTAAAGCACATTATGGATTCATTGTCAACATTACGTAGATTTACAACAAGAATTGTTCTCCTTACTAAAATAAGAATACATAATTTAGGGATACAAACATTTTTAGAAGAACAATGGATTCGTCTTCAAGTACCAAGAGTCCTTCGTATGTTTTGGATTTTGCGTCTTACAGTACAAATAAGCCTCCTGTACTCAAGAATATCTCAGGATGATTTTGATGAACTGGATCAAGAAAATTTAGGGAAATTCTTTTTAAAGAAGTTATTGGCAGATAGCTGTGACACATTTGTATCATTATTAGGCCTAACAAGTATTATCTCATATATTGCTCATTACATTGGTCTCTTTATGGCATTTTGTGTGGGATCAAACACAGAAGAGGACCGAAGCATGGGGACTgtgtcagccattttgtttttcatccTTGCCTTACAAACAGGTCTAACAGGACTTGATCCTGACAGTCGCCTAATTAGATTAGCAAAAAATACTTGCCTTCTATTTACAGCAATGGCACATTTTGTTCACAGTATGATTCATCCTGTTCTGATGTCTTTGAGTGCATCCAAGAATCAGAATGTTCTCAGTCATGTCAGGGTTCTGTCGATGtgcctttttttaattgtttttccaatAGTTTTACTTATATATCTTTGGAGCCATTACACTGCTAATACCTGGCTGCTAGCAGTTACTGCATTTAGTATTGAAGTTATGATGAAAGTGTTTTTCTCCTTATTGACTTACATCTTATTTATGGTAGACGCATACATGGATGTGTTTTGGGAGAAGTTGGATGACTACGTCTACTACATCAAAGCAACTGGAAATACAATGGAATTTATGTTCGGCATTTTTCTATTCTGTAATGGAGGTTGGATAATTATTTTTGAATCTGGTGGTATTGTTCGAGCTGTAATGATGTGCATACATGCTTACTTTAATATATGGTGCCAGGCCAAAGAGGGCTGGAAAGTGTTCATGAAGAGGAGAACTGCTGTTCATAAAATAAATTCACTTCCAGAAGCAACAGAAGAACAGTTGGAAGAATTAGACGATGTTTGTGCCATATGTTATCAAAGTTTAACAAGTGCAAGAATTACTCACTGCAAACACTACTTCCACAATGTTTGCCTGAGAAAGTGGCTTTATGTTCAGGACAATTGTCCACTCTGCCATAAACTGATTTATCAGCCTGAAGGTAGTACTTTAGCCAAAACAGATTCTTCACAAAACATAGAACAACAGGTGCTGAATCCACAAATACAAGAACCTTTAAGACAAGAGTTAGAAGAACAGCAAGTTCTGAATCTGGATAGAGATGGTGCTGCAGAATAG
- the LOC139520364 gene encoding RING finger protein 145-like gives MMWQVKVQREQVEAVVGVILRIPSLVLAELWFRNSPENLTNQPDDVTFIITVIYYLSLFFALALAALPLKNLVYLYIYTLSAGLVCFNWYMSHLFVNTELSQESESSIFLTDSSETQRVLLHLLTQCITAAFICYLLEITNWTRFVFLAFVLPVLAKIMGMPSDVISGVHNFSTIFTILLVAFTVFNNLSYTFETVRVLLRKLSEAVTEFGWIPVILASWNTLHVGIQLLIFWLYMFISHIYVFIKLGNSVIIQEGFSMIILAVVGECCATPISLLALSVTVSYFSYFILTFTKIFLQGWRGYMNDNDTFRGWTEGGTMLLIAFQTGLTDLKPIQRTFLMSILLFIVVSSLIESMYEVADPILLSLSAAHNRNIFKHFRAVLLFTFLWMFPLYMTYSICQYFTLDFWLLVIISSGILTTFQALGSLTVYGLFIYDSLRENSWEKLDDVIYYTRATVRVFEFLVALFVVCFGLKETLVGHWSLINSAILIVHCYFNVYKRLETGWKTFLLRREAVSRVESLPQATEEQLNSLSDVCPICFSTMTQAKVTSCNHFFHATCLRKWLYVKDTCPMCHKKIEVKKNEDNQTGIVVENNYVHNLMERDDELSEESDMSESETESDASTEILEEDNDQIIDNVEAERAALQTIENNAA, from the exons ATGATGTGGCAGGTGAAGGTTCAGAGAGAACAAGTTGAGGCTGTAGTTGGAGTTATTCTGAGGATTCCATCGTTGGTTTTGGCAGAGTTATGGTTCAGAAATAGTCCAGAAAATTTGACAAATCAACCTGATGATGTTACTTTTATCATCACAGTTATTTATTATCTAA GTTTATTTTTTGCACTAGCACTAGCTGCACTACCATTGAAAAATCTGGTTTACCTGTACATCTATACTTTGAGTGCAGGGTTAGTTTGTTTTAATTGGTACATGTCTCATCTGTTCGTGAATACAGAGTTATCTCAAGAAAGTGAAAGTTCAATATTCTTGACAGATTCATCAGAAACTCAGAGAGTACTTCTCCACCTATTAACACAGTGTATAACAGCAGCTTTTATTTGTTACCTACTTGAAATTACCAATTGGACAAGGTTTGTTTTTCTTGCTTTTGTACTGCCAGTATTAGCCAAAATCATGGGAATGCCTTCTGATGTTATCTCAGGGGTTCATaacttttcaacaattttcacaattttactCGTAGCATTTACAGTGTTTAATAACCTGAGTTATACATTTGAGACAGTAAGAGTACTGTTACGGAAGTTGTCCGAAGCAGTGACAGAGTTTGGATGGATTCCAGTGATCTTAGCTTCATGGAACACGCTTCATGTTGGAATACAACTTTTGATATTTTGGCTTTACATGTTCATTTCACATATTTACGTCTTCATTAAACTTGGAAACAGTGTGATTATACAAGAAGGATTTAGTATGATAATTCTGGCAGTGGTTGGCGAATGTTGTGCCACACCCATCAGCCTCCTGGCTTTGAGTGTTACTGTGTCCTACTTTTCATACTTCATATTAACTTTCACCAAAATATTTCTCCAAGGATGGAGAGGATACATGAATGATAACGATACCTTTCGTGGGTGGACAGAGGGCGGTACAATGTTACTGATTGCATTTCAGACTGGTTTGACCGACTTGAAGCCAATACAGAGAACATTCTTAATGAGTATACTACTGTTCATTGTGGTTTCTTCATTGATTGAGTCAATGTATGAAGTTGCTGATCCAATATTGTTGTCACTTAGTGCAGCacataacagaaatattttcaagCATTTCAGAGCTGTGTTACTGTTCACTTTCCTATGGATGTTTCCGTTATACATGACGTACAGTATCTGTCAGTATTTCACGTTAGATTTTTGGCTGTTAGTTATCATATCGAGTGGAATCCTTACAACTTTCCAAGCCTTAGGTTCCTTGACTGTGTATGGTTTATTTATATATGATTCTCTGAGAGAGAACTCTTGGGAAAAACTGGATGATGTGATATACTACACTCGCGCAACTGTCCGTGTCTTTGAATTTCTCGTTGCGCTTTTTGTTGTATGTTTTGGACTGAAGGAAACCTTAGTTGGACATTGGAGCTTGATTAATTCTGCAATTTTAATAGTTCATTGTTATTTCAATGTTTATAAAAGATTAGAGACTGGATGGAAGACATTTTTGTTAAGGAGAGAAGCAGTATCTAGAGTAGAATCATTACCTCAGGCAACGGAAGAACAATTGAATTCATTAAGTGATGTATGCCCTATTTGTTTTTCTACCATGACGCAAGCCAAAGTAACTTCTTGTAATCATTTCTTTCATGCGACATGTCTTCGTAAGTGGTTATATGTTAAAGACACCTGTCCAATGTGCCACAAGAAAATAGAAGTGAAGAAAAATGAAGATAATCAGACTGGCATTGTTGTAGAGAACAATTACGTTCATAATTTAATGGAAAGAGACGATGAATTATCGGAAGAAAGTGATATGAGTGAGTCTGAGACTGAATCTGATGCTAGTACCGAGATCCTTGAGGAGGACAATGATCAGATTATTGACAATGTAGAGGCAGAAAGAGCTGCATTGCAAACAATTGAAAATAATGCAGCATAA